Proteins from a single region of Strix aluco isolate bStrAlu1 chromosome 18, bStrAlu1.hap1, whole genome shotgun sequence:
- the UBE3B gene encoding ubiquitin-protein ligase E3B isoform X1 gives MFSASQSSKAQFLDKARQAREERRELKERERAAVQVQALIRRFLCRCRLQKEIRREVEDFFGANESSSSKRSALSVFRIARKLLFVFNHKEDKERFEKLCRCILNSMDVENEPKVWYVSLALSKDLTLLWIKQIKDILWFCCEFLKQLKPDILQDSRLVNLHLTMLVTFTDTSTWKILRGKGETLRPAMNHICANIMGHLNQKGFYSVLQILLTNGLARSRPSLSKGSLTAIFSLALRPVVAAQFSDNLLRSFLIHIMSVPAIMTHLATLTPERLAVIESHDLFRKFILFLSCEAQCRDVCVCLEGSHTLCLLGNLVYLGSLNDKVLEEETAHFVGVLIHMLSYCQKYVSQKKSNLTHWHPVLGWFSQTVDYGLNESMPLLTKQLQHLWGVHMIRILFSDVLSKKLLENQEIAQLPTQPVSPQNSLPMKNLFKRAFQKSASVRNILKPVGGKRVDSAEVQKVCSICVLYQTTLTTLTQIRLQILTGLTYLDDLLPKLWAFICELGPQGGLKLFLECLNNDTEESKRLLAMLMLFCDCSRHLITILDDIEVYEEQISFKLEELVTISSFLNSFVFKMIWDGIVENARGETLELFHSVHGWLMVLYERDCRRRFAPEDHWLRKDLKPSVLFQELDKDKKRAQLLLQYIPHVIPHKNRVLLFRNMVTKEKEKLGLVETSSASPHVTHITIRRSRMLEDGYEQLRQLSQNAMKGVIRVKFVNDLGVDEAGIDQDGVFKEFLEEIIKKVFDPALNLFKTTSGDERLYPSPTSYIHENYLQLFEFVGKMLGKAVYEGIVVDVPFASFFLSQLLGHHHSVFYSSVDELPSLDSEFYKNLTSIKRYDGDISDLGLTLSYDEDVMGQLVCHELVPGGKTIPVTNENKISYIHLMAHFRMHTQIKSQTAALISGFRSIIKPEWIRMFSAPELQRLISGDNAEIDLEDLKKHTVYYGGFHGSHRVIIWLWDILANDFSPEERAMFLKFVTSCSRPPLLGFAYLKPPFSIRCVEVSDDQDTGDTLGSVLRGFFTIRKKEPGGRLPTSSTCFNLLKLPNYSKKSILREKLRYAISMNTGFELS, from the exons ATGTTCAGCGCGAGCCAGTCCTCCAAAGCCCAGTTCCTCGACAAAGCGCGCCAGGCGCGGGAGGAGCGGAGGGAGCTGAAGGAGAGGGAGCGTGCTGCAGTCCAGGTCCAGGCTTTGATCAGGAGATTTCTCTGTCGATGCCGCCTGCAGAAGGAGATAAG GAGAGAAGTGGAGGATTTCTTTGGGGCAAATGAATCCAGCTCAAGTAAAAGGAGTgctctttctgtcttcagaattGCTAGGAAACTCCTGTTTGTATTTAATCATAAAGAAGACAAAGAG agatttGAAAAGCTGTGCCGTTGTATTCTTAATAGTATGGATGTTGAGAATGAGCCCAAG GTGTGGTACGTGTCACTGGCACTCTCCAAGGACCTTACGCTCTTATGGATCAAACAGATCAAAgacattttgtggttttgctgtgaATTTCTCAAGCAGCTtaag CCAGACATCTTACAAGACTCCAGGCTGGTCAATTTGCACCTCACAATGCTTGTCACCTTCACAGATACTTCTACGTGGAAAATCCTTCGGGGAAAAG GTGAAACCCTGAGGCCTGCCATGAACCACATCTGTGCAAACATCATGGGACATCTAAATCAGAAGGGATTTTATTCTGTGCTGCAG attttgcTAACTAATGGCTTGGCGAGATCCAGACCTTCCTTGTCCAAAGGCTCTTTAACTGCCATCTTCTCCCTTGCCCTGCG CCCTGTGGTTGCTGCGCAGTTTTCAGACAATCTGTTGAGGTCCTTTCTGATCCATATCATGTCTGTGCCTGCTATAATGACTCATCTTGCTACTCTAACACCTGAG CGTCTGGCAGTGATAGAATCTCATGATCTTTTCCGCAAGTTCATCCTCTTTTTGAGTTGTGAAGCACAATGCCGAGATGTCTGTGTGTGCTTAGAAGGAAGTCACACTCTTTGTTTGTTAG GTAATCTCGTGTACCTGGGCTCCCTGAATGATAAAGTTCTTGAGGAGGAGACGGCTCATTTTGTGGGTGTGCTCATTCACATGCTGTCCTACTGCCAGAAGTATGTTTCACAAAAGAAATCCAACCTCACCCACTGGCATCCTGTTCTGGGCTGGTTTTCACAGACCGTGGATTACGG CTTGAACGAGTCCATGCCTCTGCTGACAAAGCAACTGCAGCATCTCTGGGGAGTCCATATGATCCGCATCCTCTTCAGTGATGTGCTCAGCAAGAAATTGCTGGAGAATCAGGAAATAGCTCAGCTGCCAACACAGCCAGTTTCCCCTCAGAACAGCCTTCCTATGAAGA ATCTTTTCAAGAGAGCCTTCCAGAAGTCTGCATCTGTCCGCAACATTCTCAAGCCTGTGGGAGGCAAGCGGGTGGACTCGGCAGAAGTGCAGAAGGTGTGCAGTATCTGTGTCCTCTACCAAACCACGCTCACCACGCTAACGCAGATCCGCCTGCAGATACTCACAG GCCTCACTTACCTGGATGATCTGTTGCCCAAATTATGGGCTTTTATCTGTGAGCTGGGACCACAGGGTGGGTTAAAACTCTTCTTGGAGTGCTTGAATAATGATACGGAGGAATCCAAGAGGCTGCTGGCCATGTTGATGCTCTTCTGCGACTGCTCCCGCCACCTTATCAC GATTCTTGATGACATAGAAGTCTATGAAGAGCAGATTTCATTCAAACTGGAAGAGCTTGTTACCATCTCATCTTTTCTGAATTCCTTTGTATTTAAGATGATCTGGGATGGAATTGTAG AGAATGCCAGAGGGGAGACCCTGGAGCTGTTTCATTCTGTCCATGGCTGGCTCATGGTCCTGTACGAAAGGGACTGCCGCAGGCGCTTTGCTCCCGAGGATCACTGGTTACGCAA GGACCTCAAACCCAGCGTGCTCTTCCAGGAGCTGGACAAGGACAAGAAACGAGCCCAGCTGCTCCTGCAGTACATCCCGCACGTCATTCCCCACAAGAAC agggTGCTGCTTTTCCGAAACATGGttacaaaggaaaaggagaagcttGGGCTGGTTGAAACCAGCTCGGCATCACCTCACGTCACACACATCACTATCCGCCGCTCACGTATGCTGGAG GATGGATATGAACAGCTACGACAGCTGTCCCAGAATGCCATGAAGGGAGTGATCAGAGTGAAGTTTGTGAATGATCTGGGAGTCGATGAGGCTGGTATTGATCAAGACGGTGTCTTCAAAGAGTTCCTGGAAGAGATAATAAAGAAGGTGTTTGACCCCGCACTCAACTTGTTCAAG ACAACCAGCGGTGATGAGAGGCTCTATCCATCTCCAACATCCTACATTCATGAGAACTACCTACAGCTCTTTGAGTTTGTGGGGAAGATGCTTGGGAAGGCTGTATATGAG GGAATAGTTGTGGATGTACCATTTGCTTCCTTCTTCTTGAGTCAGCTACTGGGGCACCACCACAGCGTCTTCTACAGCTCCGTGGATGAACTTCCCTCCTTGGACTCAGAGTTCTACAAAAATCTCACTTCAATTAAG CGTTACGATGGTGATATCAGTGACTTGGGCTTAACGCTGTCCTATGATGAAGATGTGATGGGTCAG CTTGTTTGCCATGAACTTGTTCCTGGAGGGAAGACCATTCCCGTTACCAATGAAAATAA GATCAGCTACATCCACCTCATGGCTCACTTCCGGATGCACACACAGATCAAGAGTCAGACAGCAGCACTCATCAGTGGATTCAGGTCGATCATTAAGCCCGAATGGATTCGTATGTTTTCCGCGCCGGAGTTGCAGCGGCTGATCTCCGGTGACAATGCTGAGATTGACCTTGAGGACTTAAA AAAACACACGGTGTACTACGGGGGCTTCCACGGGAGTCACCGGGTCATTATCTGGCTGTGGGACATCCTGGCCAATGACTTCAGCCCTGAGGAGAGAGCCATGTTTCTAAAG TTTGTTACCAGCTGCTCCAGGCCTCCGCTTTTGGGCTTTGCCTACCTCAAGCCTCCTTTTTCCATCCGCTGCGTGGAAGTCTCTGATGATCAG GACACCGGTGACACTCTGGGCAGTGTGCTACGGGGCTTCTTCACAATCCGCAAAAAAGAGCCAGGCGGGCGTCTCCCAACCTCCTCTACATGTTTTAACCTCCTCAAGCTTCCCAACTACAGCAAGAAGAGCATCCTGCGGGAGAAGCTGCGCTACGCCATCAGCATGAACACTGGTTTTGAGCTGTCCTAG
- the UBE3B gene encoding ubiquitin-protein ligase E3B isoform X2, with amino-acid sequence MFSASQSSKAQFLDKARQAREERRELKERERAAVQVQALIRRFLCRCRLQKEIRREVEDFFGANESSSSKRSALSVFRIARKLLFVFNHKEDKERFEKLCRCILNSMDVENEPKVWYVSLALSKDLTLLWIKQIKDILWFCCEFLKQLKPDILQDSRLVNLHLTMLVTFTDTSTWKILRGKGETLRPAMNHICANIMGHLNQKGFYSVLQILLTNGLARSRPSLSKGSLTAIFSLALRPVVAAQFSDNLLRSFLIHIMSVPAIMTHLATLTPERLAVIESHDLFRKFILFLSCEAQCRDVCVCLEGSHTLCLLGNLVYLGSLNDKVLEEETAHFVGVLIHMLSYCQKYVSQKKSNLTHWHPVLGWFSQTVDYGLNESMPLLTKQLQHLWGVHMIRILFSDVLSKKLLENQEIAQLPTQPVSPQNSLPMKNLFKRAFQKSASVRNILKPVGGKRVDSAEVQKVCSICVLYQTTLTTLTQIRLQILTGLTYLDDLLPKLWAFICELGPQGGLKLFLECLNNDTEESKRLLAMLMLFCDCSRHLITILDDIEVYEEQISFKLEELVTISSFLNSFVFKMIWDGIVENARGETLELFHSVHGWLMVLYERDCRRRFAPEDHWLRKDLKPSVLFQELDKDKKRAQLLLQYIPHVIPHKNRVLLFRNMVTKEKEKLGLVETSSASPHVTHITIRRSRMLEDGYEQLRQLSQNAMKGVIRVKFVNDLGVDEAGIDQDGVFKEFLEEIIKKVFDPALNLFKTTSGDERLYPSPTSYIHENYLQLFEFVGKMLGKAVYEGIVVDVPFASFFLSQLLGHHHSVFYSSVDELPSLDSEFYKNLTSIKRYDGDISDLGLTLSYDEDVMGQLVCHELVPGGKTIPVTNENKISYIHLMAHFRMHTQIKSQTAALISGFRSIIKPEWIRMFSAPELQRLISGDNAEIDLEDLKKHTVYYGGFHGSHRVIIWLWDILANDFSPEERAMFLKDTGDTLGSVLRGFFTIRKKEPGGRLPTSSTCFNLLKLPNYSKKSILREKLRYAISMNTGFELS; translated from the exons ATGTTCAGCGCGAGCCAGTCCTCCAAAGCCCAGTTCCTCGACAAAGCGCGCCAGGCGCGGGAGGAGCGGAGGGAGCTGAAGGAGAGGGAGCGTGCTGCAGTCCAGGTCCAGGCTTTGATCAGGAGATTTCTCTGTCGATGCCGCCTGCAGAAGGAGATAAG GAGAGAAGTGGAGGATTTCTTTGGGGCAAATGAATCCAGCTCAAGTAAAAGGAGTgctctttctgtcttcagaattGCTAGGAAACTCCTGTTTGTATTTAATCATAAAGAAGACAAAGAG agatttGAAAAGCTGTGCCGTTGTATTCTTAATAGTATGGATGTTGAGAATGAGCCCAAG GTGTGGTACGTGTCACTGGCACTCTCCAAGGACCTTACGCTCTTATGGATCAAACAGATCAAAgacattttgtggttttgctgtgaATTTCTCAAGCAGCTtaag CCAGACATCTTACAAGACTCCAGGCTGGTCAATTTGCACCTCACAATGCTTGTCACCTTCACAGATACTTCTACGTGGAAAATCCTTCGGGGAAAAG GTGAAACCCTGAGGCCTGCCATGAACCACATCTGTGCAAACATCATGGGACATCTAAATCAGAAGGGATTTTATTCTGTGCTGCAG attttgcTAACTAATGGCTTGGCGAGATCCAGACCTTCCTTGTCCAAAGGCTCTTTAACTGCCATCTTCTCCCTTGCCCTGCG CCCTGTGGTTGCTGCGCAGTTTTCAGACAATCTGTTGAGGTCCTTTCTGATCCATATCATGTCTGTGCCTGCTATAATGACTCATCTTGCTACTCTAACACCTGAG CGTCTGGCAGTGATAGAATCTCATGATCTTTTCCGCAAGTTCATCCTCTTTTTGAGTTGTGAAGCACAATGCCGAGATGTCTGTGTGTGCTTAGAAGGAAGTCACACTCTTTGTTTGTTAG GTAATCTCGTGTACCTGGGCTCCCTGAATGATAAAGTTCTTGAGGAGGAGACGGCTCATTTTGTGGGTGTGCTCATTCACATGCTGTCCTACTGCCAGAAGTATGTTTCACAAAAGAAATCCAACCTCACCCACTGGCATCCTGTTCTGGGCTGGTTTTCACAGACCGTGGATTACGG CTTGAACGAGTCCATGCCTCTGCTGACAAAGCAACTGCAGCATCTCTGGGGAGTCCATATGATCCGCATCCTCTTCAGTGATGTGCTCAGCAAGAAATTGCTGGAGAATCAGGAAATAGCTCAGCTGCCAACACAGCCAGTTTCCCCTCAGAACAGCCTTCCTATGAAGA ATCTTTTCAAGAGAGCCTTCCAGAAGTCTGCATCTGTCCGCAACATTCTCAAGCCTGTGGGAGGCAAGCGGGTGGACTCGGCAGAAGTGCAGAAGGTGTGCAGTATCTGTGTCCTCTACCAAACCACGCTCACCACGCTAACGCAGATCCGCCTGCAGATACTCACAG GCCTCACTTACCTGGATGATCTGTTGCCCAAATTATGGGCTTTTATCTGTGAGCTGGGACCACAGGGTGGGTTAAAACTCTTCTTGGAGTGCTTGAATAATGATACGGAGGAATCCAAGAGGCTGCTGGCCATGTTGATGCTCTTCTGCGACTGCTCCCGCCACCTTATCAC GATTCTTGATGACATAGAAGTCTATGAAGAGCAGATTTCATTCAAACTGGAAGAGCTTGTTACCATCTCATCTTTTCTGAATTCCTTTGTATTTAAGATGATCTGGGATGGAATTGTAG AGAATGCCAGAGGGGAGACCCTGGAGCTGTTTCATTCTGTCCATGGCTGGCTCATGGTCCTGTACGAAAGGGACTGCCGCAGGCGCTTTGCTCCCGAGGATCACTGGTTACGCAA GGACCTCAAACCCAGCGTGCTCTTCCAGGAGCTGGACAAGGACAAGAAACGAGCCCAGCTGCTCCTGCAGTACATCCCGCACGTCATTCCCCACAAGAAC agggTGCTGCTTTTCCGAAACATGGttacaaaggaaaaggagaagcttGGGCTGGTTGAAACCAGCTCGGCATCACCTCACGTCACACACATCACTATCCGCCGCTCACGTATGCTGGAG GATGGATATGAACAGCTACGACAGCTGTCCCAGAATGCCATGAAGGGAGTGATCAGAGTGAAGTTTGTGAATGATCTGGGAGTCGATGAGGCTGGTATTGATCAAGACGGTGTCTTCAAAGAGTTCCTGGAAGAGATAATAAAGAAGGTGTTTGACCCCGCACTCAACTTGTTCAAG ACAACCAGCGGTGATGAGAGGCTCTATCCATCTCCAACATCCTACATTCATGAGAACTACCTACAGCTCTTTGAGTTTGTGGGGAAGATGCTTGGGAAGGCTGTATATGAG GGAATAGTTGTGGATGTACCATTTGCTTCCTTCTTCTTGAGTCAGCTACTGGGGCACCACCACAGCGTCTTCTACAGCTCCGTGGATGAACTTCCCTCCTTGGACTCAGAGTTCTACAAAAATCTCACTTCAATTAAG CGTTACGATGGTGATATCAGTGACTTGGGCTTAACGCTGTCCTATGATGAAGATGTGATGGGTCAG CTTGTTTGCCATGAACTTGTTCCTGGAGGGAAGACCATTCCCGTTACCAATGAAAATAA GATCAGCTACATCCACCTCATGGCTCACTTCCGGATGCACACACAGATCAAGAGTCAGACAGCAGCACTCATCAGTGGATTCAGGTCGATCATTAAGCCCGAATGGATTCGTATGTTTTCCGCGCCGGAGTTGCAGCGGCTGATCTCCGGTGACAATGCTGAGATTGACCTTGAGGACTTAAA AAAACACACGGTGTACTACGGGGGCTTCCACGGGAGTCACCGGGTCATTATCTGGCTGTGGGACATCCTGGCCAATGACTTCAGCCCTGAGGAGAGAGCCATGTTTCTAAAG GACACCGGTGACACTCTGGGCAGTGTGCTACGGGGCTTCTTCACAATCCGCAAAAAAGAGCCAGGCGGGCGTCTCCCAACCTCCTCTACATGTTTTAACCTCCTCAAGCTTCCCAACTACAGCAAGAAGAGCATCCTGCGGGAGAAGCTGCGCTACGCCATCAGCATGAACACTGGTTTTGAGCTGTCCTAG